The Pleurodeles waltl isolate 20211129_DDA chromosome 7, aPleWal1.hap1.20221129, whole genome shotgun sequence genome includes a region encoding these proteins:
- the DRD1 gene encoding D(1A) dopamine receptor produces the protein MTSNTTTMDGKGLHLERDSSFRVLTGCFLSVLVLSTLMGNTLVCAAVVRFRHLRSKVTNFFVISLAVSDLLVALLVMPWKAVSEIAGYWPFGSFCNIWVAFDIMCSTASILNLCVISVDRYWAISSPFRYERKMTPKVAFIMISVAWTLSVLISFIPVQLNWHKARTTSFLDLNASVEGRAASLDNCDSSLNRTYAISSSLISFYIPVAIMIVTYTRIYRIAAKQIRRISALERAAVHAKNCQSSTGNGSSMDCQQPESSFKMSFKRETKVLKTLSVIMGVFVCCWLPFFILNCMVPFCDPSYTSGGAEPFCISSTTFDVFVWFGWANSSLNPIIYAFNADFRKAFSTLLGCYRLCPSSSNAIETVSINNNGAVLFSCQHEPKGSIPNDCNLVYLIPHAIICPEEDDLKKEEDGDQEAPSRPLDKMSPALSGILDYEADVSLEKINPITQNGQQKT, from the coding sequence ATGACTTCAAACACCACCACCATGGATGGAAAAGGGCTGCATCTGGAACGGGATTCTTCCTTTCGGGTCCTCACTGGCTGTTTCCTCTCTGTGCTGGTACTGTCCACCCTTATGGGAAATACCCTGGTCTGTGCAGCTGTGGTGCGGTTCCGACACTTGCGTTCCAAAGTTACCAACTTCTTTGTTATCTCATTGGCTGTGTCTGATCTCTTGGTGGCCCTCCTGGTCATGCCATGGAAAGCTGTGTCAGAGATCGCTGGCTACTGGCCCTTTGGCTCCTTCTGTAACATATGGGTGGCTTTCGATATTATGTGTTCTACGGCCTCGATTCTGAACCTCTGTGTTATTAGTGTGGACAGGTACTGGGCCATctccagccctttcaggtatgaacgGAAAATGACCCCTAAGGTGGCCTTCATTATGATCAGTGTGGCGTGGACCTTGTCAGTGCTGATCTCTTTCATACCAGTTCAGCTCAACTGGCACAAGGCCAGAACCACCAGCTTCCTCGACCTGAATGCCAGCGTCGAGGGACGAGCTGCCTCCTTGGACAACTGCGACTCTAGCCTCAACAGAACctatgccatctcctcttccctcATCAGCTTTTACATTCCAGTAGCCATCATGATCGTCACTTATACCCGGATATACAGGATTGCAGCAAAGCAGATTAGGCGCATCTCTGCCCTAGAAAGGGCAGCGGTGCATGCCAAGAACTGCCAGAGCAGCACAGGCAATGGCAGCAGCATGGACTGCCAGCAACCAGAAAGTTCGTTCAAAATGTCCTTCAAGCGGGAGACCAAGGTCCTTAAGACCTTATCTGTTATAATGGGGGTGTTTGTCTGCTGCTGGCTACCTTTTTTTATATTAAACTGCATGGTGCCCTTCTGCGACCCCAGCTACACTTCTGGTGGGGCAGAGCCCTTCTGCATCAGCTCCACTACCTTTGATGTATTTGTTTGGTTCGGCTGGGCCAACTCCTCTCTTAACCCGATCATCTACGCCTTCAATGCTGACTTCCGCAAGGCCTTCTCAACTCTTCTCGGCTGCTACAGGCTCTGCCCCAGCTCTAGTAATGCCATTGAGACAGTGAGTATCAACAACAATGGGGCAGTCCTTTTCTCTTGTCAACATGAGCCCAAGGGGTCCATCCCAAATGACTGCAACCTGGTCTACCTGATTCCTCACGCCATCATCTGTCCAGAGGAGGATGATCTGAAGAAAGAGGAGGATGGGGACCAAGAGGCCCCATCAAGGCCCCTGGATAAAATGTCTCCTGCCCTGTCTGGGATTTTGGATTATGAGGCTGATGTGTCCTTGGAGAAGATCAACCCTATCACACAGAATGGACAACAGAAAACTTGA